One window from the genome of Nicotiana sylvestris chromosome 9, ASM39365v2, whole genome shotgun sequence encodes:
- the LOC104227626 gene encoding sulfate transporter 3.1-like, translated as MGNKDYEYPASMNGESRKTQPVEIPPPQPFFKSLKNTVKETLFPDDPLRQFKNQPPRKKFILGLQYLFPIFEWGPRYTLDFFKSDLIAGITIASLAIPQGISYAKLANLPPILGLYSSFVPPLVYAVMGSSRDLAVGTVAVASLLISSMLGDEVNPIENPTLYLHLAFTATFFSGMFEAALGIFRLGFIVDFLSHATIVGFMGGAATVVILQQLKGILGLDHFTQSTDVISVLRSVFTQTHEWRWESAVLGFCFLFYLLGSRFLSQKRPKLFWISAMAPLMSVILGTIFVYFTHAEKHGVQVIGKLKKGLNPVSIMDLSFGAPYVSTSIKTGIITGVVSLAEGIAVGRSFAMFKNYHIDGNKEMIAFGMMNIVGSCTSCYLTTGPFSRSAVNFNAGCKTAVSNIVMALAVMVTLLVLTPLFHYTPLVVLSSIIISAMLGLIDYNAAIHLWHVDKFDFLVCISAYLGVVFASVEIGLVIAVGLSLLRVLLFVARPRTLVLGNIPDSKIYRNVEQYTNTDTVPGVLILDLGAPIYFANASYLRERISRWIDDEEDKLNSSGETLQYVILDMGAVGNIDTSGISMLEEVKKNLDRRDLKLVLANPGAEVMKKLNKSKFIETIGQEWIFLTVGEAVESCNYMLHSCKPKSAIDGSFSNNV; from the exons ATGGGTAACAAGGACTATGAGTACCCAGCATCAATGAATGGGGAGAGCAGAAAAACACAGCCAGTGGAAATCCCACCACCACAACCTTTTTTTAAGTCTCTAAAAAACACAGTTAAAGAAACTTTGTTTCCTGATGATCCACTTAGACAATTCAAGAATCAGCCACCACGCAAGAAATTCATACTTGGACTTCAGTATTTGTTTCCAATCTTTGAATGGGGTCCTCGTTACACCTTGGATTTCTTCAAATCGGACCTTATTGCTGGGATCACTATAGCCAGTCTCGCCATTCCTCAGGGAATTAGCTATGCAAAACTTGCCAATTTGCCACCTATACTTGGCCTCT ATTCCAGCTTTGTTCCGCCATTAGTCTACGCAGTAATGGGCAGTTCAAGAGATTTAGCAGTTGGGACAGTTGCTGTAGCATCACTTCTCATTAGTTCAATGTTAGGGGACGAAGTTAATCCAATTGAGAATCCAACACTTTATCTTCATCTTGCGTTCACGGCCACATTCTTTTCCGGAATGTTTGAAGCAGCTCTTGGAATTTTCAG GCTTGGATTTATAGTGGATTTTCTATCTCATGCAACAATAGTTGGGTTCATGGGTGGAGCAGCCACAGTTGTGATACTTCAGCAGCTAAAAGGGATACTTGGTCTTGACCATTTTACTCAGTCCACCGATGTCATTTCCGTCTTGCGTTCTGTTTTTACCCAAACGCACGAG TGGCGATGGGAAAGTGCGGTGCTGGGTTTCTGTTTCCTTTTCTACCTGCTGGGTTCTAGATTCCTT AGCCAAAAGAGACCGAAGTTGTTCTGGATATCAGCAATGGCTCCATTGATGTCCGTCATACTGGGAACCATTTTTGTCTATTTCACGCACGCTGAAAAACATGGCGTTCAAGTG ATTGGAAAGCTGAAGAAAGGGCTAAATCCAGTGTCAATAATGGATTTGTCATTTGGAGCACCTTATGTTTCAACATCTATCAAAACTGGCATAATCACGGGTGTCGTATCTCTTGCT GAAGGAATAGCAGTGGGGAGAAGCTTTGCAATGTTCAAGAATTACCATATAGATGGCAACAAAGAGATGATCGCTTTTGGAATGATGAACATCGTTGGCTCTTGCACTTCCTGCTACCTCACTACTG GTCCATTTTCGCGATCAGCAGTGAACTTCAACGCAGGATGTAAAACAGCAGTATCAAACATAGTAATGGCGCTGGCAGTAATGGTGACACTGTTGGTGCTGACGCCATTGTTCCATTACACTCCATTAGTGGTCTTATCATCCATTATAATTTCTGCAATGCTCGGACTCATCGACTATAATGCTGCAATTCACCTCTGGCACGTCGACAAATTTGATTTCCTGGTGTGCATAAGTGCATACCTTGGCGTCGTCTTTGCCAGTGTCGAAATTGGCTTAGTCATTGCT GTTGGTTTATCGTTGCTAAGGGTATTGCTATTTGTAGCAAGGCCAAGAACGTTAGTACTTGGTAACATACCAGATTCTAAGATCTATAGAAATGTTGAGCAATACACAAACACAGACACTGTTCCGGGTGTTCTCATACTTGACCTTGGTGCACCCATTTACTTTGCCAATGCTAGCTACTTAAGAGAGAG GATCTCAAGATGGATCGACGACGAGGAAGACAAGTTAAATTCTTCCGGAGAGACATTGCAATATGTAATACTTGATATGGGAG CTGTAGGCAACATTGATACTAGCGGAATTAGCATGCTAGAAGAGGTCAAGAAGAATCTTGATAGAAGAGATCTCAAG CTTGTGCTGGCAAATCCAGGGGCAGAGGTAATGAAGAAGCTGAACAAGTCCAAATTCATAGAGACAATAGGACAGGAATGGATATTTCTAACTGTGGGGGAGGCAGTGGAATCATGCAATTATATGCTTCACTCCTGCAAACCAAAATCTGCCATAGATGGTTCATTTAGCAATAACGTTTGA
- the LOC138877869 gene encoding uncharacterized protein, translating into MSESTTRKLITRDVPTKILNFDGPSFSLQITQGKLDAGLAKNMALEKRTKARHKNLKETQVEKSMKETRMAKTEKRKIHISEASSVKGKEVEASKSSDKVEEKQIFARHISVYTNTDIVSELKENLTPEQYKQEFTLVTDLKCVGNDDDFEFSEKVPNWLIEIYFGGANLVKKKHLMKCFADKNWGPDNDGDALKISLLYFIHTFHFSSEKNSTTIPRLHFDLVESGCYSEYHWGLKVFETLTKWINKKMDAKKKYYRIAGMPLAMQKYTVAYRYIFDALIPAVILAVVSAIIFVVIFSHIVYKDIHPSDIELAVIQIPPVGVDVENKPTPAYSDKSGEDSDDFSPTPDLQCKKKHVANVGPSLSPPHKKRKEHERHPNEIEYQSKIPHKPVLNAQCVESRGEENTTSEVSCNLPSTGQDGISTEFYISQFELDDKFLPSQIPETRLVIYNSAKKMNQPQYHLIGIGDQVDGPHPTLIIQEYDKWVRDGLLIRHDQRSNLEDHYKKNKSTLHIPLDFGVDQVNSKNWFYLLSFDGKLWDDNHIDVIFYYLRKKGKYNQTSNFKYTTVDCIFKTRIAKIFNRYADTDSNANVAKEEDVVCEYIRYYRLLANVPWHTVDNVLIPVNLKDKLHWVLVLSHSRRDVSKLAFTEIVKAYIGLLTQHTLTSHIMIPLKFSHIRSASTEIWEHGLWGACWAYAEFLSTIGEIPQTTFDSNLLRQRYGALLWEYAMRKIDVDAISENEAPSKIARQITESDSKM; encoded by the exons ATGTCTGAGAGTACAACCCGCAAGTTGATTACTAGAGATGTACCCACTAAAATTCTCAATTTCGATGGTCCCTCTTTCTCATTGCAAATCACTCAAGGGAAATTGGATGCAGGTTTAGCCAAAAATATGGCTTTGGAGAAGAGAACAAAAGCTCGACATAAAAATCTCAAAGAAACCCAAGTCGAGAAATCAATGAAGGAGACAAGAATGGCGAAAACGGAAAAGAGGAAAATCCATATCTCTGAAGCTTCATCAGTCAAGGGGAAGGAGGTTGAAGCAAGTAAAAGCTCAGATAAAGTTGAAGAAAAG CAAATATTTGCACGGCATATCAGTGTATATACTAACACTGACATAGTCTCCGAGCTAAAAGAGAACCTTACTCCAGAGCAGTACAAACA GGAGTTTACGCTTGTGACTGACCTCAAATGTGTTGGTAATGATGATGATTTTGAGTTTAGTGAAAAGGTTCCTAACTGGCTTATTGAGATTTACTTTGGAGGTGCTAATCTTGTCAAGAAGAAACATTTGATGAAATGCTTTGCTGACAAGAACTGGGGTCCTGACAATGATGGTGATGCCTTGAAAATATCTTTGTTGTATTTCATACACACCTTCCATTTTTCATCCGAGAAGAACAGTACAACCATACCAAGGCTACATTTTGACTTGGTAGAGAGTGGGTGTTATTCTGAATATCATTGGGGTTTAAAAGTATTTGAAACGCTGACAAAATGGATTAATAAGAAGATGGATGCTAAGAAGAAGTATTACAGGATAGCTGGGATGCCCCTAGCTATGCAA AAGTATACAGTTGCATACAGATACATTTTTGATGCTTTAATACCTGCTGTAATACTTGCTGTAGTTTCTGCTATAATATTTGTTGTCATATTCTCACAT ATTGTTTACAAGGACATCCATCCAAGCGATATAGAGCTTGCCGTTATTCAGATTCCTCCTGTAGGCGTTGATGTTGAGAACAAACCTACTCCTGCTTATTCAGATAAGTCGGGAGAGGATTCAGATGACTTTTCTCCTACACCCGATCTTCAATGTAAGAAGAAACATGTTGCAAATGTTGGTCCATCTTTATCACCACCCCATAAAAAGCGCAAGGAACACGAAAGGCATCCTAATGAAATAGAGTATCAATCCAAGATTCCTCAT AAACCAGTGCTTAATGCTCAATGTGTGGAGTCAAGAGGTGAGGAGAATACTACATCAGAGGTGTCGTGCAACCTACCATCTACAGGTCAAGATGGCATATCTACAGAATTCTATATATCTCAATTTGAGCTAGACGACAAGTTTCTTCCCAGTCAAATTCCAGAAACTAGACTTGTGATATACAATAGTGCAAAAAAGATGAATCAACCCCAGTACCATCTCATAGGAATCGGCGACCAAGTAGATG GGCCACATCCTACATTAATCATTCAGGAATATGACAAATGGGTTCGTGATGGTCTTCTCATTAGACATGATCAGAG AAGTAATTTGGAAGACCATTACAAGAAGAACAAGTCAACACTTCATATACCATTGGATTTTGGAGTTGATCAAGTTAATTCCAAAAATTGGTTTTATCTTCTATCGTTTGACGGGAAGCTATGGGATGACAAC CATATTGACGTCATATTCTACTATCTGAGAAAGAAGGGAAAGTACAATCAAACAAGCAACTTCAAGTATACAACTGTTGATTGTATATTCAAGACAAGAATCGCTAAAATCTTCAACAGGTATGCTGATACAGATAGTAATGCTAATGTAGCCAAAGAAGAGGATGTGGTATGTGAGTACATAAGGTACTACAGATTGCTAGCTAATGTACCTTGGCATACTGTGGATAATGTCTTGATACCAGTCAACTTGAAGGACAAACTACACTGGGTATTGGTGTTGTCTCATTCAAGGAGAGATGTATCAAAGT TGGCTTTTACAGAGATAGTCAAGGCATATATTGGTTTACTTACTCAGCATACACTGACAAGTCACATAATGATCCCTTTGAAGTTTTCTCATATACGATCTGCCTCAACAGAAATCTGGGAGCAT GGATTGTGGGGTGCATGTTGGGCATACGCAGAGTTTCTGAGCACTATTGGTGAGATTCCACAAACAACATTTGATTCCAATCTACTCCGTCAAAGATATGGTGCTCTCCTCTGGGAATATGCTATGCGGAAGATAGACGTTGATGCCATAAGCGAAAATGAAGCACCCTCAAAGATTGCTAGGCAAATCACGGAGTCAGATTCAAAGATGTAG
- the LOC104227627 gene encoding uncharacterized protein: MASLTVLLRHSGKWNDEGNYIDFSIKGIPIKEYASFNDLVAPISNQLGIDLSSKSIKIQYKVEGNCTPMKIHNDMCYRVYVELKKENREFGMYPLCITTIEKELVSGCSLNQDDIVQIDEVVQRYDSDTDDTLALDFVNSGEAIGVFELHKDLIISKTNQREVMAGQVYKDKATLKEVMENYAIAQRFQFRVDRSNAVRLQDCEWRFKVSSINKSELFKVREFIDNHTCPLKDKVYEQRHASNSLIGGMIRPKLTNHKRKYPSKDIIDDVKSDLGVDVSYMLAWRAKEKAMNFLRSEPADSYKKLPGYLYTMDMTYPGSHIRMVKSPKNEFMYVYISLYAFIKGFDHCRPIVVVNGSHLKSYYTGTFVSTSTLDGAGHILPLAYVVIDSENDIAWTWFFEVYPDVPYFACIWNLWNNIYKKFKKSHAKLSEIYFSMEKAYTQVEFDSMMKKVEKVDIRVKEYLELVGYEKWARLYAPVNRGWTMTSNIAESINAALVSARELPIYDFLE, from the exons ATGGCAAGTTTAACAGTGTTGTTGCGTCATTCTGGCAAGTGGAACGATGAGGGCAATTACATCGATTTTTCAATTAAGGGAATACCGATAAAGGAGTATGCCTCCTTTAATGATCTAGTTGCTCCAATTTCTAATCAACTGGGTATAGATTTGAGTTCAAAGTCCATTAAAATTCAATACAAAGTAGAAGGAAATTGCACGCCAATGAAAATACACAATGATATGTGTTACAGAGTGTATGTAGAATtgaaaaaagagaacagagaatttGGTATGTATCCTTTGTGCATAACAACTATAGAAAAAGAACTTGTATCCGGATGTAGTTTAAATCAAGACGACATTGTGCAAATAGACGAAGTTGTTCAAAGGTACGATTCCGATACAGATGATACACTGGCTCTAGATTTTGTCAATTCAGGAGAAGCGATTGGAGTGTTCGAACTCCACAAAGATTTGATAATTTCAAAAACTAATCAAAGGGAGGTTATGGCTGGACAAGTGTATAAGGATAAGGCTACATTGAAAGAGGTGATGGAGAATTATGCTATAGCTCAAAGGTTTCAATTCCGTGTTGATAGGTCTAATGCTGTCAGGTTGC AAGATTGTGAATGGAGGTTTAAGGTTTCAAGCATTAACAAATCAGAACTATTCAAAGTGAGAGAATTCATTGATAACCATACATGTCCGCTGAAGGACAAGGTGTATGAGCAGCGGCATGCAAGTAACAGCCTTATAGGTGGTATGATAAGGCCTAAGCTTACTAATCATAAGAGAAAATACCCCTCAAAggatattattgatgatgtgaaatCAGATTTAGGTGTAGATGTTAGCTACATGTTGGCATGGAGGgctaaagaaaaggcaatgaattTTTTGAGAAGTGAACCGGCTGATTCATACAAAAAATTACCAGGATACTTATATACAATGGATATGACATATCCAGGTTCTCACATCAGAATGGTAAAATCGCCAAAAAATGAATTCATGTACGTGTATATATCTTTGTATGCCTTTATAAAGGGGTTTGATCATTGTAGACCCATTGTTGTTGTGAATGGAAGTCACCTAAAATCTTACTACACCGGGACATTTGTTTCGACAAGCACGTTGGATGGTGCAG GTCATATATTGCCACTAGCATATGTTGTTATTGATTCAGAGAACGATATTGCTTGGACGTGGTTCTTTGA AGTGTATCCAGATGTACCGTATTTTGCTTGTATATGGAATCTATGGAACAACATATATAAGAAATTCAAAAAGAGCCATGCCAAGTTGAGCGAGATATACTTCTCGATGGAAAAAGCATACACACAAGTTGAATTTGACAGTATGATGAAGAAGGTGGAGAAGGTAGATATTAGGGTGAAAGAATACTTAGAGTTAGTTGGATACGAAAAGTGGGCTAGGTTGTATGCACCTGTTAACAGGGGATGGACAATGACGTCAAATATTGCCGAGTCAATCAATGCTGCACTAGTTTCAGCAAGGGAATTGCCAATATACGACTTCCTCGAATAA